The Pontibacter deserti region GCCTTGATTAAAATAGGGAAGAAAGCACTGGTAAGCTGGCTACACTATGCACTGGCTCTGCTCAGTTTTGTGCTGATATACTTTCTGGATATTCCTTTCCCGGTAATTATACTTGGAGCTATTGTAATGGCTGTGCTCATGTTGTGGTTTTACCCGAGTACCTTACGTAGCCGAAATTCTGAAGAGGTACAGGTAACCGACGAATCAGGATACTACATCAACACGGCATCGGTGCTGCCGCATACAAAGTTTAGCTGGAGCAAAGTTGCCATGAAACTGGCAGTTGCGGTGGTGTTGTGGGTGATACCGTTTCTGCTGCTTGGTTTGCTGCAGGATGGTAGTTTCTGGAATAAGTTATCATTGTTCTTTACCAAGGCTGCCTTTATAACTTTTGGAGGAGCTTATGCTGTGCTGCCGTATGTGGCGCAGGTTACCGTCGAGAAATTTAACTGGCTCAGCAGCTACCAGATGATAGATGGCCTGGCCTTAGGCGAAACCACACCCGGCCCGCTGATCATGGTGCTGGCTTTTGTGGGTTTTATGGCGGGTTATAACCACTTTGCCGGCTCACTGCTGATGGGTACAGTGGGTTTGCTGGCTACTACTTACTTCACTTTTCTGCCTTGCTTCCTGTTTATATTAGTGGGTGCACCCATTGTGGAGAGAACCCACAGCAACACAAGTATAAAAGCAGTGTTAAGTATAGTTACCGCTGCCGTAGTAGGCGTAATCCTGAACCTGACAGTATACTTTGGAAAAGCCGTTGTTATCAAAGAAGGCTTAACTATAGATTACTTCAGCCTTGCCTGGATCATCCTGTCTATAATTGCTATGTACCGGTTTAAAGTTGGCATGATTACCTGGATTGGAGTGAGCGCACTGGCTGGTTTGGTAATGTACCTGGTGGGGTATTTTCAGCCTTAAGCAATAAAGCCATGGCTATCTTGTCAATCGCCATGGCTGAATCTCTGTTTTACTGTTAAAAGTCTTATTTCTTTTTGGGTCCGCTAAACATAACAGGTGGCTTTCTGTGCTTGGTGCCCTGCTCATAAGCGTAAGTCAGTTTAATAAGCATAGGCTCTTCGTACATGCCGCCCAGAAACTGAAGCCCTGCAGGAAGGTTGTTGTATGTATAGCCCATTGGTACAGTAAAGGCAGGCATACCTGTGTGTGGCGCTATTACCTGGCTGTTGTCACCCTTGTATCCCTTAAAGTCTCCGACCTTGGCTGGTGGGTGATTCCATGTAGGGTATACTATGGCATCTACCTTATACTTTTTCATTGCAGCTACCATCGCCTCGCGGAAGGCTATTCTTTTAGCATCATGGTAGGCATCGGAGCAGGTAGTTGCGCCTTCCTTAGAACTCTCCTCATGCTTTAAGTGGTATTTTAGATTCTCTTCTATGTAAGGCGAATACTTGCCAGAGGCTACAATCTCCTTTAAATTTTTAACAGGCACATGCTCGCCCAATGAGCCAAGGTACTGGTTAATGTCGTGCTGGAAGACAGAGCACCATTGGTCTTTGCTCAGCTTCTCAAAGTCAGCAACCTCAAAAGGATCCACGATCTCTGCGCCCAAACGCTTCAGGTCGGCGATAGCCTGTTCAAACAATGCTTTTACCTGTGGGTCAGGGTCATTTTCGCTCAGTGTCCTGAACACACCGATGCGCGCACCCTTCAAACCATTCTTATCCAGGTATTGGAGGTAACTTTGAGATATTTTGCCCTGGCTATACTTCGTTAACGGGTCAGCCGGGTCGTAGCCTGCTATCACCTCCAGTATGCGGGTGGCATCTTCTACCGTTCTGGCCATTGGTCCGCCTACATCGTTGCGGAGGTAAAGCGGGGCAATGCCGTGGCGGCTGGTAAGGCCAAGCGTAGAGCGAAAACCTACAAGTGCTGTATGCGAAGACGGACCTCTGATGGAGTTACCTGTATCAGTGCCTAAGCCAACGGTACCCATGTTGGCAGCCACGGCAGCGGCTGTGCCGCCACTTGAGCCGGCTGGCACGTGCTCCAGGTTGTAAGGGTTAAGCGTTTCGCCAGCAATGGAGCTAATACTTACCATCGGGCTAAAGGCCCACTCCGCCATGTTAGACTTAGCCAACACCACAGCGCCTGCCTCCTTTAAAACCCGCACCTGGTATGCATCTTCCGACGGCTCAAACCCCTGCATCGCCAACGAGCCAGCCGTTGTCTGAAGCCCCTTTGTATTGTAGTTGTCTTTTACAATTAGCGGTATGCAATGCAGCTT contains the following coding sequences:
- the chrA gene encoding chromate efflux transporter yields the protein MQPDLNTPAAAPVQKPGFKEAFLFWLKLGFISFGGPAGQIGIMHEFIVEQKKWISESRFLHALNYCMLLPGPEAQQLATYIGWLLHGVRGGLIAGILFVLPSVVILLGLSIVYVTYGSIPWVAALFYGLKPAVVAIVMLALIKIGKKALVSWLHYALALLSFVLIYFLDIPFPVIILGAIVMAVLMLWFYPSTLRSRNSEEVQVTDESGYYINTASVLPHTKFSWSKVAMKLAVAVVLWVIPFLLLGLLQDGSFWNKLSLFFTKAAFITFGGAYAVLPYVAQVTVEKFNWLSSYQMIDGLALGETTPGPLIMVLAFVGFMAGYNHFAGSLLMGTVGLLATTYFTFLPCFLFILVGAPIVERTHSNTSIKAVLSIVTAAVVGVILNLTVYFGKAVVIKEGLTIDYFSLAWIILSIIAMYRFKVGMITWIGVSALAGLVMYLVGYFQP
- a CDS encoding amidase family protein, with amino-acid sequence MRYISTPVIYSLLCSILLLSSCTRQNQKSGAPTSNFELEETTISAVHEAFKQGSCNCEQLITAYLQRIEAYDKPTKLNAIVLTNPEALTIARQLDEEYKKTKKLRKLHCIPLIVKDNYNTKGLQTTAGSLAMQGFEPSEDAYQVRVLKEAGAVVLAKSNMAEWAFSPMVSISSIAGETLNPYNLEHVPAGSSGGTAAAVAANMGTVGLGTDTGNSIRGPSSHTALVGFRSTLGLTSRHGIAPLYLRNDVGGPMARTVEDATRILEVIAGYDPADPLTKYSQGKISQSYLQYLDKNGLKGARIGVFRTLSENDPDPQVKALFEQAIADLKRLGAEIVDPFEVADFEKLSKDQWCSVFQHDINQYLGSLGEHVPVKNLKEIVASGKYSPYIEENLKYHLKHEESSKEGATTCSDAYHDAKRIAFREAMVAAMKKYKVDAIVYPTWNHPPAKVGDFKGYKGDNSQVIAPHTGMPAFTVPMGYTYNNLPAGLQFLGGMYEEPMLIKLTYAYEQGTKHRKPPVMFSGPKKK